One Pseudochaenichthys georgianus chromosome 7, fPseGeo1.2, whole genome shotgun sequence DNA segment encodes these proteins:
- the tmdd1 gene encoding transmembrane and death domain protein 1, producing the protein MKDWDLWLFFVLLKLSSSQGEDTVAEDIGVHQLQRLVEMLTSRECEDLLRTMSHPEENIFQHLERLAPENNQLDMKPRAKRDASSSQDLEAECRAALTDWLLRNGEQTYQDRLTRALHHIGRTDVAIEVGKNINQDKALSLKRYVEGYHIYVQSLNPPERQSDTKGQKLKTGQRVRKRKVRDLKWSDLDLIVQRAPVPLYQKGPLDSALPLLYGLLLGFGGTFLLGFTILLIILNISRKTTGPASSKVRVGDLTLKDAATRRSDAAKIVALKSPLCASYN; encoded by the exons ATGAAAGACTGGGACCTCTGGCTCTTCTTCGTCCTTCTCAAACTGAGTTCTTCTCAGGGCGAGGACACAG TGGCAGAGGACATCGGCGTCCATCAGCTGCAGAGGTTAGTGGAGATGTTGACGTCTAGAGAGTGTGAGGATCTTCTGAGGACCATGTCTCACCCCGAGGAGAACATCTTCCAGCACCTTGAACGCCTCGCACCGGAAAATAATCAACTTGATATGAAACCTCGAGCCAAGAGAGACGCCTCTTCATCTCAGG ATCTGGAGGCAGAGTGCCGGGCGGCGctgactgactggctgctgAGGAACGGAGAGCAGACGTACCAAGACAGGCTGACTCGAGCCCTGCATCACATCGGGAGGACAGACGTCGCCATCG AAGTTGGGAAGAACATCAACCAGGACAAAGCCTTGAGCCTGAAGCGCTACGTCGAAGGCTATCACATATATGTGCAATCTCTCAACCCCCCAGAGAGGCAATCTGACACAAAGGGCCAGAAGCTGAAGACGGGCCAGAGGGTCAGAAAGAGAAAAG tGAGGGATCTGAAATGGAGCGACCTGGATCTGATTGTGCAACGGGCTCCGGTCCCTCTGTACCAGAAGGGGCCTCTGGACTCGGCTCTGCCCCTCTTATACGGCCTCCTGCTGGGCTTCGGAGGCACCTTCCTCCTGGGTTTCACCATACTCCTCATCATCTTAAACATCTCACGTAAAACCACCGGGCCCGCCAGCAGCAAGGTCAGAGTTGGAGATTTAACGCTGAAAGATGCAGCCACGAGGAGGTCAGACGCTGCAAAAATAGTGGCTTTAAAGAGTCCACTATGTGCTTCGTACAACTAG